The following proteins are co-located in the Armatimonadota bacterium genome:
- a CDS encoding aminotransferase class I/II-fold pyridoxal phosphate-dependent enzyme, producing the protein MIDLRSDTKTLPTPEMRQAMMDAVVGDDVAREDPTVNRLEELCAEITGKEAGLFVTSGTQGNLVAMMAHTVPGQMIICHEKAHVLVYEQGGLARICGLLVHTLPGKYGALDPCELEAAVPEDEVHKAQAGLVELENTHNNCGGTVLTKEQIDSVAEVAHAHGIPVHIDGARIFNAATALNMSVRDLTASVDSLQFCFSKGLGAPVGSMVVGSEEFIYKARRARKVVGGGMRQAGVIAAACLVALEQGVPRLAEDHANARKIAETLAALPGVCIDLDSVQTNIIFFDVCRPDIDAPLLCDRLAQYAVKASARNATSIRFVTHRDVSAADTETVCAALRDILG; encoded by the coding sequence ATGATCGATCTGCGCAGCGACACCAAGACCCTCCCGACACCCGAGATGCGCCAGGCAATGATGGACGCCGTTGTGGGCGATGACGTGGCTCGCGAGGACCCGACGGTCAACCGCCTGGAGGAGCTCTGCGCCGAGATCACCGGGAAGGAAGCCGGGCTTTTCGTCACCTCCGGCACCCAGGGCAATCTGGTGGCGATGATGGCTCACACCGTCCCGGGGCAGATGATCATCTGCCATGAGAAGGCCCACGTGCTGGTATACGAACAGGGCGGTCTCGCGCGAATCTGCGGGCTGCTGGTTCACACGCTGCCCGGGAAGTACGGGGCACTGGACCCTTGCGAGCTTGAGGCTGCAGTGCCCGAGGATGAAGTCCACAAAGCCCAGGCAGGGCTGGTGGAGCTTGAGAACACCCACAACAACTGCGGCGGCACGGTGCTCACGAAGGAGCAGATCGATTCGGTTGCCGAAGTTGCCCACGCACACGGGATTCCGGTGCACATCGACGGAGCCAGGATTTTCAACGCCGCCACCGCGCTCAACATGAGCGTGCGCGATCTCACCGCATCCGTGGACTCGCTGCAGTTCTGTTTCTCCAAAGGTCTGGGTGCGCCGGTTGGCAGCATGGTGGTGGGCAGTGAGGAGTTCATCTACAAGGCGCGACGCGCGCGCAAGGTGGTCGGCGGCGGGATGCGCCAGGCCGGGGTCATCGCGGCGGCCTGTCTCGTTGCCCTGGAACAGGGCGTGCCGCGTCTCGCCGAGGACCATGCCAACGCTCGCAAGATCGCGGAGACCCTCGCAGCGCTGCCGGGTGTGTGTATTGATCTGGACAGCGTTCAGACCAATATCATCTTCTTCGACGTGTGCCGTCCGGACATCGACGCTCCCTTGCTCTGTGACCGTCTGGCGCAGTATGCGGTCAAGGCGTCTGCCCGGAATGCCACGAGCATTCGTTTCGTGACACATCGCGACGTCTCGGCCGCGGACACGGAAACGGTCTGCGCGGCACTGCGGGATATTCTTGGCTGA
- a CDS encoding ribonuclease H-like domain-containing protein: protein MLTRTFVHVPSIGYVVERRLWEAGIGSWEDAVACEVCPKGFSAARWALVRDTCVSSCASLEARDHQYFASLLRSRDQWRAFPEFRNRVAYLDIETDGMSAWSKVTVIGVYDGRSTHTYVAGDNMEAFAEDIQRYGLLVTFNGGSFDLPFLRRRFGPIFDQLHIDLRFALGRLGHHGGLKSIERSLGISRGDEIADISGDDAVRLWHEYQRGSQEALDLLVAYNRADVENLESLMDLAYRELWDRLLKTGGSE from the coding sequence ATGCTGACACGCACCTTCGTCCACGTTCCATCCATCGGCTATGTGGTTGAGCGCCGTCTTTGGGAGGCCGGAATCGGCTCCTGGGAGGATGCGGTGGCGTGCGAGGTCTGCCCGAAGGGCTTCAGCGCCGCGCGATGGGCACTGGTGCGCGACACCTGCGTCAGTTCCTGCGCGAGCCTGGAGGCCCGGGATCACCAGTATTTCGCGTCCCTGCTGCGCAGCCGGGACCAATGGCGGGCGTTCCCCGAGTTCCGCAATCGTGTGGCATACCTGGACATTGAGACCGACGGCATGTCGGCCTGGAGCAAGGTCACGGTCATCGGCGTGTATGACGGGCGGTCCACGCACACTTACGTTGCCGGGGATAACATGGAAGCCTTCGCCGAGGATATCCAGCGGTACGGTCTGCTGGTGACCTTCAATGGAGGCTCCTTCGACCTGCCCTTCCTGCGCCGCCGCTTCGGCCCGATTTTCGACCAGTTGCATATTGACCTGCGTTTCGCACTGGGCCGGCTGGGGCATCATGGCGGCCTGAAGAGCATCGAGCGCTCCCTGGGCATCAGCCGCGGGGACGAGATCGCCGACATCAGCGGCGACGATGCGGTGCGCCTGTGGCATGAATACCAGCGGGGCAGTCAGGAAGCGCTGGACCTGCTGGTGGCGTACAACCGGGCGGACGTGGAGAACCTGGAGAGCCTCATGGACCTTGCGTATCGGGAGCTTTGGGACCGGCTGTTGAAGACCGGCGGATCGGAGTAA
- a CDS encoding MFS transporter, whose product MRRSLPVAPAIILIGCGFLVDFYVAMVSLATQNLGIYVMQVVPVILGLFATVGSIAYTVGCLISGTISDRYGRRRCALIGCVGAAAAWSLMPHAPDWRFVLLLVIVPGLSLSMFWPSVQAWLAELAGSDRRKLSTYIGQFNILWCAGLMLGPVATGYIWDWNWSATFYIPAALMFLVVLLVAFTARPSTNTTEALPPPNGAHENTALFLKLAWVGNFASFFSTRTVSAMFPALGAEMQFSHPLVGWLLFSVGAGQILIFAYTSWEHRWQYKLWPMVAAQAGAAVGMVLAAFGRQPIVFATGFALVGVSAGVTYVSSLFYALHGRNHGRGKTSGFHEAVLGGGVLLGPLLGGIAAQELSFRAPFAIAAGVLITACLVQAWLLAADRAKQTEMAPVATGTEGHEK is encoded by the coding sequence GTGCGCAGAAGCCTGCCGGTGGCCCCGGCGATTATCCTGATCGGGTGCGGGTTCCTCGTGGACTTCTACGTCGCGATGGTGAGCCTCGCCACCCAGAACCTGGGCATCTATGTGATGCAGGTCGTCCCGGTCATCCTGGGGCTGTTCGCGACGGTAGGCTCTATCGCGTACACCGTGGGCTGCCTGATCTCGGGGACGATTTCCGACCGGTACGGGCGGCGTCGCTGCGCGCTGATCGGTTGCGTCGGTGCGGCGGCGGCCTGGAGTCTCATGCCTCACGCGCCCGACTGGCGCTTCGTGCTGCTCCTTGTGATCGTCCCCGGCCTGTCGCTGTCCATGTTCTGGCCCTCGGTGCAGGCATGGCTGGCGGAACTGGCCGGTTCGGACCGCCGGAAGTTGAGCACGTACATCGGGCAGTTCAACATCCTGTGGTGCGCCGGGCTCATGCTTGGGCCGGTGGCCACGGGATACATCTGGGACTGGAACTGGAGCGCCACCTTCTACATCCCCGCGGCGCTCATGTTCCTGGTTGTGCTGCTGGTGGCCTTCACAGCCAGGCCATCAACCAACACCACTGAGGCCCTTCCGCCGCCCAACGGGGCGCACGAGAACACTGCGCTGTTCCTGAAACTGGCCTGGGTTGGCAATTTCGCGAGCTTTTTCTCCACCCGCACCGTTTCGGCAATGTTTCCGGCTCTCGGCGCCGAGATGCAGTTCAGCCATCCGCTGGTGGGCTGGCTGTTGTTCTCTGTTGGCGCCGGGCAGATCCTGATCTTCGCGTACACATCCTGGGAGCACCGCTGGCAGTATAAGCTCTGGCCCATGGTTGCCGCGCAGGCCGGGGCGGCGGTGGGAATGGTCCTGGCAGCTTTCGGCCGGCAGCCCATCGTATTCGCGACGGGCTTCGCGCTGGTCGGCGTCTCGGCGGGGGTCACTTACGTGAGCAGCCTGTTCTACGCGCTCCACGGACGTAATCATGGTCGCGGGAAGACCAGCGGGTTCCATGAAGCGGTGCTGGGCGGTGGCGTTCTGCTGGGGCCGCTACTGGGAGGCATCGCCGCGCAGGAGTTGAGTTTCCGGGCGCCCTTCGCGATTGCGGCGGGGGTGCTGATTACGGCGTGCCTGGTCCAGGCGTGGCTGCTGGCAGCGGACCGGGCGAAGCAAACGGAAATGGCCCCCGTTGCGACGGGGACAGAGGGGCACGAGAAGTAG
- a CDS encoding DUF4091 domain-containing protein translates to MRPALIALALLTAALGYAQPERGANLLVNPGFEQTDGAKASGWGMPGKGYLLSPGQGRDGGTCITCVSDDPEAYFGAMQEVVLDEPINHPFKVSGWSKAENANGRDYCLYMDCWYDDGTNLWGRQKSFTRGTHDWEYIEYVFHPEKPIVKIQYFILFRRCTGQVWFDDVSLSLAPFEVQRKRAVPGLYGGNSIDFSASLSLPAKWKAEVLRAGQPVFESAGEGHAACLNWGGRDASGTLLPGGEYTVRLTATDDLLGKTLTDETPVRTPDGPGMGYVAWTENALVRVLRQDAPEKPSADLTSSISLAGNEYESFQVCLRAAPGRDLKDCEVRISDLTGPRGARIEAKNVEWHQVGFVHLAKLHEHPALPDAMPGWWPDPLLPVPDFDVAGGVTQSLWFTLYAPPGTPAGKYSGTVSVSPGNAQGFDVQVTANVYGFSVPDQPHIKTAFALMDGFLEKLYGPLSPELRRQYGDYVLRHRLNPDDISRTDPPDLDDLEHYDSRGLNAFNVLNMVKHRGKATWVCWSPLEVYTPAFKQSLIDRLDPYVAELKRRGLADKAYVYTFDERGEEFWPVMREYFGMIRERYGIPTLTTAYVPQKPEIMRDLNIDWNCPLTAAYRFEQAEECRAHGLQVWGYVCCGPRHPYANWLADDPLIEARVIWWQVFHQKMDGMLYWGLNIWGRPHNDRPIDPERDGPDLKWSITTGRPGDGWTETLHGDGELLYAGKDGPIGSIRLAAIRDGIEDYEYLYLLAALEGDLEAGREACLPVTTDLTTYTRDPGDVLAQREQIARRIEALMGTHRD, encoded by the coding sequence ATGCGTCCGGCACTGATTGCCCTTGCACTGCTGACAGCCGCACTCGGATATGCGCAGCCCGAACGGGGGGCAAATCTCCTGGTGAACCCCGGCTTCGAACAGACGGACGGGGCTAAGGCCTCGGGCTGGGGCATGCCAGGTAAAGGCTACCTCCTCTCCCCCGGACAGGGCCGGGACGGGGGCACGTGCATCACCTGCGTGTCTGACGATCCGGAAGCATATTTCGGCGCCATGCAGGAGGTCGTGCTGGATGAACCCATCAACCACCCCTTCAAGGTGAGCGGCTGGAGTAAGGCCGAGAACGCGAACGGCCGCGATTACTGCCTGTACATGGACTGCTGGTACGACGACGGCACCAACCTGTGGGGCCGGCAGAAGTCCTTCACCCGGGGCACTCATGACTGGGAGTACATCGAGTACGTCTTCCACCCCGAGAAGCCCATCGTCAAGATCCAGTACTTCATTCTCTTCCGCCGCTGCACAGGGCAGGTGTGGTTTGATGACGTCTCCCTGAGTCTCGCGCCTTTCGAGGTCCAGCGCAAGCGCGCGGTCCCCGGCCTGTACGGCGGCAACAGCATCGACTTCTCAGCGTCCCTGTCCCTCCCCGCCAAGTGGAAGGCCGAAGTGCTGCGCGCGGGTCAGCCCGTCTTCGAGTCCGCCGGAGAAGGCCACGCCGCTTGTCTCAACTGGGGCGGGCGCGATGCCTCGGGAACGCTTCTGCCCGGCGGCGAGTACACGGTCCGCCTCACCGCGACTGACGATCTCCTCGGCAAGACCCTCACAGACGAGACACCCGTGCGCACCCCGGACGGTCCTGGCATGGGCTATGTGGCGTGGACTGAAAACGCCCTGGTCCGGGTGCTCAGGCAGGATGCGCCTGAGAAGCCCTCTGCTGACCTCACGTCGTCTATCTCCCTGGCCGGGAATGAGTATGAGAGCTTCCAGGTGTGCCTGCGGGCCGCTCCGGGCCGTGATCTGAAGGACTGCGAAGTGCGCATCTCCGACCTCACCGGTCCCAGGGGCGCGCGCATTGAAGCGAAGAACGTGGAATGGCACCAGGTGGGCTTCGTACACCTTGCCAAGCTCCACGAGCACCCTGCTCTCCCCGATGCCATGCCGGGCTGGTGGCCGGATCCGCTGTTGCCCGTACCGGACTTCGACGTGGCCGGCGGAGTGACCCAGAGCCTGTGGTTCACACTCTACGCGCCGCCGGGGACGCCCGCCGGGAAGTACTCGGGCACGGTCTCAGTCAGCCCCGGCAATGCGCAGGGTTTCGACGTGCAGGTGACGGCCAATGTCTACGGCTTCAGCGTTCCTGATCAGCCCCATATCAAGACCGCTTTCGCGCTGATGGATGGGTTCCTGGAGAAGCTGTACGGCCCGCTGTCACCCGAATTGCGGCGGCAGTACGGAGACTACGTGCTAAGGCACCGCCTCAACCCCGACGACATCTCGCGGACCGACCCGCCGGACCTGGATGACCTGGAGCATTACGACAGCCGGGGCCTCAATGCCTTCAACGTGCTGAACATGGTCAAGCACCGGGGCAAGGCCACCTGGGTCTGCTGGAGCCCGCTGGAGGTCTACACCCCGGCGTTCAAGCAGAGTCTCATCGACCGCCTGGACCCGTATGTGGCGGAACTGAAGCGGCGCGGCCTCGCGGACAAGGCGTACGTGTACACGTTCGACGAGCGCGGCGAGGAATTCTGGCCGGTGATGCGCGAGTATTTCGGGATGATCCGCGAGCGTTACGGCATTCCCACTCTCACCACTGCGTACGTGCCCCAGAAGCCCGAGATCATGCGTGACCTGAACATCGACTGGAACTGCCCGCTCACCGCCGCATACCGCTTCGAGCAGGCCGAAGAGTGCCGCGCCCACGGCCTGCAGGTGTGGGGCTATGTCTGCTGCGGTCCACGGCACCCGTATGCCAACTGGCTCGCGGATGATCCGCTGATCGAGGCTCGGGTGATCTGGTGGCAGGTCTTCCACCAGAAGATGGACGGGATGCTCTACTGGGGGCTGAATATCTGGGGCAGACCGCACAATGATCGGCCTATCGATCCGGAACGCGACGGACCTGACCTCAAGTGGAGCATTACCACGGGAAGGCCAGGGGACGGCTGGACGGAGACGCTGCACGGCGACGGGGAACTGCTCTATGCGGGCAAGGACGGTCCTATCGGCTCCATTCGCCTGGCGGCGATCCGGGACGGCATCGAGGACTATGAATACCTGTACCTGCTGGCGGCGCTGGAGGGGGACCTGGAAGCTGGCCGCGAGGCGTGCCTGCCCGTGACCACGGACCTCACCACGTACACGCGCGACCCTGGGGATGTGCTGGCTCAACGAGAGCAAATCGCTCGCCGCATCGAAGCCCTTATGGGGACGCATCGGGACTGA
- a CDS encoding zinc-binding dehydrogenase: MLAAVVEKPGELMVREVPKPTIDETECLVEILACSICNSTDRKILDGHFRYKGPDAYPGIIGHESVGRVVECGKAVQTFEEGDLVLRPGASYTPEDNVPISCMYGGMAQFGKVKDPALGGSPMHQIVPPELDPLDATMLITLKETLSWLQRWDVGPGRSVVVLGSGPVGLSFAFFARLLGCHPVIVLGRRDAPLARAMKLGVDAVINAERDDPAGVVRHWTGGKGADRVIEAVGDDALAELGLSLLAPDGRLGIYGIAPTRQPGDMERRALDIGLGRSTWAIEFFGPREWEPHEHLLWLVRQNIVNLRAFYTHVVPLKDAAKGFELLERKEAFKVVVSMG, encoded by the coding sequence ATGCTCGCAGCAGTGGTTGAAAAGCCCGGCGAACTCATGGTGCGCGAAGTTCCTAAGCCCACCATCGACGAAACGGAATGTCTCGTCGAAATCCTTGCATGCTCCATCTGCAACAGCACGGATCGGAAGATCCTGGACGGCCATTTCCGCTATAAAGGCCCTGACGCCTACCCGGGGATCATAGGCCACGAGAGTGTTGGGCGAGTTGTGGAGTGCGGCAAGGCCGTCCAGACCTTTGAAGAGGGAGACCTCGTACTGCGCCCCGGTGCCTCGTATACGCCGGAAGACAACGTGCCGATCAGTTGCATGTATGGCGGCATGGCTCAGTTCGGCAAGGTGAAGGACCCGGCCCTCGGCGGCTCACCCATGCACCAGATCGTGCCCCCCGAACTGGACCCACTCGACGCCACCATGCTCATCACCCTCAAGGAAACCCTTTCCTGGCTCCAGCGCTGGGACGTCGGCCCAGGCCGAAGCGTGGTGGTGCTGGGGAGCGGCCCGGTGGGCCTGTCCTTCGCATTCTTCGCGCGGCTGCTGGGGTGCCATCCGGTCATCGTGCTGGGCAGACGAGATGCCCCGCTGGCACGGGCCATGAAACTCGGCGTGGATGCCGTCATCAACGCCGAACGTGATGATCCTGCCGGCGTGGTGCGTCACTGGACCGGCGGCAAAGGCGCCGACCGGGTGATCGAGGCCGTCGGCGACGACGCTCTGGCGGAGCTCGGCCTGTCACTCCTCGCGCCCGACGGCAGACTGGGCATCTACGGCATCGCGCCAACGCGGCAACCGGGCGACATGGAGCGGCGAGCCCTGGACATCGGGCTGGGCCGGTCCACGTGGGCAATCGAGTTCTTCGGCCCACGAGAATGGGAACCCCACGAGCACCTGCTGTGGCTGGTTCGCCAGAATATCGTGAACCTGCGCGCCTTCTACACTCACGTGGTGCCCCTCAAGGACGCCGCCAAGGGCTTCGAGTTGCTGGAACGCAAGGAAGCCTTCAAGGTTGTCGTGAGCATGGGCTGA
- the modA gene encoding molybdate ABC transporter substrate-binding protein, translating to MPTDLEGKLVVGSPCGLAMAYLEVRKLLKEANPKLEFVDHIKNVEPMVKELLDDKADMDVFFALGDIEMKRLEEKGVVEGETVPFLKQRMHLTVQKGNPLKIEKLEDLAKPEVKTVAVCIDGLSIGYYGRKALEAVGVWEKLKEAGKIVRPDQPAKAKQMVIDKKVDAAFTYAACANEEWQKNESAKDLSVIGKADTVLLVPEELYGGMHAVAAVTKNAKNPEAARKFLDFLLSPAAQDAFEKLGYGKAETTPEFGCSADSGDEDAPVSFG from the coding sequence GTGCCGACCGACCTTGAGGGCAAGCTTGTGGTTGGCTCCCCCTGTGGACTGGCCATGGCTTATCTGGAAGTGCGCAAGCTCCTCAAGGAAGCCAATCCGAAGCTGGAGTTCGTAGATCACATCAAGAACGTGGAGCCGATGGTCAAGGAGCTCCTGGACGACAAGGCCGACATGGACGTCTTCTTCGCGCTGGGCGACATCGAGATGAAGCGCCTCGAGGAGAAAGGTGTCGTCGAGGGCGAGACCGTGCCCTTCCTGAAACAACGAATGCACCTCACCGTGCAGAAAGGCAACCCGCTGAAGATTGAGAAGCTCGAAGACCTGGCGAAGCCCGAAGTGAAGACAGTCGCAGTCTGCATCGACGGCTTGTCCATCGGCTATTACGGGCGCAAGGCTCTCGAAGCCGTCGGCGTCTGGGAGAAGCTCAAGGAAGCCGGGAAGATCGTACGGCCCGATCAGCCTGCCAAGGCCAAGCAGATGGTTATCGATAAGAAGGTAGACGCCGCTTTCACATACGCGGCCTGCGCCAACGAGGAATGGCAGAAGAATGAATCCGCCAAGGATCTCAGCGTGATCGGAAAGGCTGATACGGTTCTGCTGGTTCCCGAAGAGCTTTACGGCGGGATGCACGCGGTGGCGGCAGTTACGAAGAACGCCAAGAACCCGGAAGCTGCACGTAAGTTCCTGGACTTCCTCCTGTCACCTGCAGCCCAGGACGCCTTCGAGAAGCTAGGCTACGGCAAGGCTGAGACCACCCCCGAGTTCGGCTGCAGCGCGGACAGCGGGGACGAGGACGCGCCCGTCTCCTTTGGGTGA
- a CDS encoding rod shape-determining protein, which translates to MFGIADRLGIDLGTANIVVFARKRGIVIREPSVVAVERRSRRVLAVGEDAREMLGRTPGNIVAMRPLRDGVIADYTITRDMLAHLIRRACGRPGRFFKPLVVICVPSAATSVEKRAALDAARSAGAREAIPIEEPMAAAIGAGLPIASPGGNMVVDIGGGTTDVAVISLGGIVVSDSLRVGGNHLDEAIIRHIKRVYSLDIGEPTAERIKMTIGSAYDLDEELDMEVRGRDIITGLPKTIEISSVEVRSAISEQVSQVVGRVKTILEQTPPELAADIIERGITLTGGGALLRGLDHLLHLETGIPVMIADDPISSVAMGTGKVLDELENLPLGPRSLFN; encoded by the coding sequence ATGTTTGGGATAGCCGATCGCCTGGGCATTGACCTGGGCACTGCGAACATCGTGGTTTTCGCCCGCAAGCGCGGGATTGTGATACGCGAACCTTCAGTAGTTGCGGTGGAGCGCCGCAGCCGTCGGGTTCTGGCTGTGGGCGAGGACGCCCGCGAGATGCTGGGCCGCACGCCCGGGAATATCGTGGCCATGCGCCCCCTGCGCGATGGCGTCATCGCCGATTACACCATCACCCGCGACATGCTGGCCCACCTCATCCGCCGCGCCTGTGGCAGACCCGGCCGGTTCTTCAAACCCCTCGTGGTCATCTGCGTCCCCTCGGCCGCCACGAGTGTCGAGAAACGCGCAGCCCTCGACGCCGCCCGTTCAGCGGGTGCGCGCGAGGCCATTCCCATCGAAGAGCCCATGGCCGCCGCCATCGGTGCCGGCTTGCCCATCGCCTCCCCCGGCGGGAACATGGTGGTGGATATCGGCGGCGGAACCACCGATGTCGCTGTCATCTCCCTGGGCGGCATCGTGGTCAGCGACTCCCTGCGCGTCGGCGGCAATCACCTCGACGAAGCCATCATCCGCCACATCAAGCGTGTCTACAGCCTGGACATCGGCGAGCCTACCGCTGAGCGCATCAAGATGACCATCGGATCGGCGTACGATCTCGACGAGGAACTGGACATGGAAGTCCGGGGCCGGGACATCATCACCGGCCTGCCGAAAACCATCGAGATCAGCTCAGTTGAAGTCCGCTCGGCCATCTCCGAGCAGGTGTCCCAGGTGGTCGGCCGGGTGAAGACCATCCTGGAGCAGACGCCTCCCGAACTGGCCGCCGATATCATCGAACGCGGGATCACTCTCACCGGCGGCGGCGCATTGCTGCGCGGCCTGGATCACCTGCTGCACCTCGAAACGGGCATCCCGGTGATGATCGCCGACGATCCCATCAGTTCAGTGGCCATGGGCACCGGCAAGGTGCTGGACGAGTTGGAGAATCTCCCCCTGGGGCCCCGCTCCCTGTTCAACTGA
- the murA gene encoding UDP-N-acetylglucosamine 1-carboxyvinyltransferase: protein MDEIVVTGGRPLTGSVRASGSKNGTLPLLAAALLVDGETVLDNIPTINDVIIMIEMLRALGAKCEFVDRATLKIDASTVNSVSAPYDLVRRMRGSFYVAGPLLARFGKCEVPLPGGCVIGSRPVDFHIAGFKALGAEVDERHGVMRAEASRLKGTRIFMDPRSRSVGATVNLMLAASMAEGTTIIENASREPEVVSCQKMLQACGLDIQGIDTPTVTIRGTRRLHETSARVIPDRMEAGTFLYAAAAAMGDITVEAVVPRDLELVLDVLRRTGAGVTTGEDWIRLRSLSRPLPVDIMTAPFPGFPTDLQPTHGALASIARGTTIIEETIFDARYNYTDELARMGAHIRIVDSAAIIKGQPKLYAAPVEATDIRAGAALVVAALAAEGQTEISGATFLDRGYEDLVGKLRGLGAEIVRRGAGASERAVCLG, encoded by the coding sequence TTGGACGAAATCGTGGTCACCGGTGGACGTCCTCTGACCGGCAGTGTCCGGGCGAGTGGCTCAAAAAACGGGACCCTGCCTCTCCTTGCGGCCGCCCTGCTGGTCGATGGCGAAACTGTCCTGGACAACATCCCGACGATCAATGATGTCATCATCATGATCGAGATGCTTCGGGCGCTTGGGGCCAAGTGCGAGTTCGTGGACCGGGCCACCCTGAAGATCGACGCAAGCACGGTCAACTCCGTGAGCGCGCCGTACGATCTCGTGCGCCGGATGCGCGGCTCCTTCTATGTCGCTGGCCCGCTCCTGGCCCGGTTTGGCAAGTGCGAGGTTCCGCTTCCGGGCGGCTGTGTCATCGGCTCGCGACCGGTGGACTTCCATATCGCCGGCTTCAAAGCCCTCGGGGCCGAAGTGGATGAGCGCCACGGCGTCATGCGCGCCGAGGCATCACGACTCAAGGGCACCCGGATCTTCATGGACCCTCGCAGCCGCAGCGTGGGAGCCACGGTGAACCTCATGCTCGCGGCTTCCATGGCCGAGGGCACCACCATCATCGAGAACGCCTCCCGCGAGCCCGAAGTGGTCTCCTGCCAGAAGATGTTGCAGGCCTGCGGGTTGGACATCCAGGGCATCGACACCCCCACTGTGACCATCAGGGGCACCCGACGGCTGCACGAGACGTCGGCTCGGGTCATCCCAGACCGGATGGAGGCCGGAACCTTCCTGTACGCGGCGGCTGCGGCAATGGGTGATATCACCGTGGAAGCCGTTGTGCCGAGGGACTTGGAGCTGGTGCTGGACGTCCTGCGCCGCACCGGCGCCGGAGTCACCACCGGCGAAGACTGGATCCGACTGCGTTCGCTCAGCAGGCCTTTGCCGGTAGACATCATGACCGCCCCGTTCCCCGGGTTCCCCACCGACCTGCAGCCAACCCATGGCGCTCTGGCGTCCATCGCGCGGGGCACCACTATCATCGAAGAGACCATTTTCGACGCCCGGTACAATTACACTGACGAACTCGCGCGCATGGGCGCACATATCCGCATCGTGGACAGCGCAGCCATCATCAAGGGCCAGCCCAAGCTCTACGCAGCGCCGGTTGAGGCCACCGATATCCGCGCTGGAGCCGCGCTGGTTGTGGCGGCTCTCGCAGCCGAAGGCCAGACAGAGATCTCCGGCGCCACCTTCCTGGACCGTGGCTACGAAGACCTCGTGGGCAAGCTGCGCGGCCTGGGTGCGGAAATCGTGCGACGCGGCGCGGGAGCCAGCGAGCGTGCGGTATGTTTGGGATAG